The Shewanella pealeana ATCC 700345 genome contains the following window.
ACAGGCGTAGACTGCGAATGACAACATCATTGCCGTTAGTACGTTGTCTATCGGGGAAAAGGGCAGTGTTAAGGCGAGAACACTCGAAACCGTGGCGGCTAAAAGATAGCCTGCAAAAATAGCAGAAAAGGCGCGGTAGCCAATCTTCACTCTGTCTGAATTCAGAGTTAGATGTAAGTTTGTTTTTGTTGTTTGCACTTCGGCGTACACCTATTTGACGTAAGTTTGAAAAGCACATGAGAAAGTGATGACATTCTACATCAAACGATGTAACTGATAACTGTTTTCATTCGTGTTTACTTTGTCAGCTTGCAAACTTGGGATATAGCTCGCAAATATTTAAGCGTTAAAACGCGCTCCAAGAAACGTTAAACGGACCAAGGTTTGCCTATTGTGACTGCATGGAAATGTGAATGATTTTGCGCGTAAGTGACTGATGCGAGGTAAACATCAAAATAAAATTAAATTTATTTGAGCAAAGAGTGATAAAAATCAAGCCAAAGCAAATTTTTTTGTCTAAATTAGTAGAGGTATAACGAGGTTAGATTGCTGTTTGCTAATACTCAGTATCCTTACGAATGCCACCATTAGCTTATGTTTTAACCATAGTTATTCGGTCGCTTGATTAAAATTATCAATATAACAAAATGTGTACTTCCCCTATATAGACTGGGCTGCAGCGAATTATTAGGATAATTTCTTCAAGAATTTGTATAAATTATTTTTAATAAAGCTTGTAATTTAAAGCGAAAGCCTCAAATGTATTAGGTAGAAGTCATTGTAAAAAGGAAAACCTATGAAAATAAATCTTTCTGGTCACCACGTTGAAATTACAGACGTAGTAAGACAGCATGTCCAAGAGAAGTTTTCGAAGATAGAGAGTCATTTTCCAACCCTGATCGCCCTAGATATTATCGTTTCGAAAGAGCACGGCCAGTTCCAGGTTGAAATTAGAACCAATTATGAGGGAAGTCGAATTTCGGCGTCTGGTAATGATCCCGTTATGTATCCCGCGATTACCAACGCAGCTAAAAAACTCGATGCGGCACTAAAGCATCGTAAAGGTCAACTAAAGGCCGATCTGCATTCTAAGCCTGTTGTGACGACACCTGAGATTGCACATGAGAAAGTTCAAGAGATGAACTTAGTCTAATCTCCAAGATCGATTCTTGTCATTAGACAATAGATAATAAGCCCCCGCTACCTAACGGTGACGGGGGCTTTTTTTGACCGTTTTCTATTGGATATTGTTCCTGGTTAATCGCTTTCAGCTTTAGAAAATTCAGTATGATTTTCCTTAGGAGGTGGCGTCCAGCTGCGCTCCACTTTTGAAAAGCTGCGATAACGCTCGTCTTTCATCGCTTCGCTTAGAGTTTCTTCAAGCTGGATAAACATATCGCGATAATGTACTAGGTATTTATCGTCTTCGGTGAACTGTTTCCAAGCCTCATACAGAGTGTCTTTATGAGTCGTTTCGGTCTCATAGAAAGTTGCACGCTGTTGCTCGGCCTTAAACGGGTGTACGCCAAGTTTTATCAGTGCATGCTTACCTAAATTGAGCGCCGAATGGAAGGTCTCGCTTACCATAAAGTCAGCCCCCGCATTACGAAGACGATACAGGTGCCTTCGATCAAAGGCGCGAGCCATCACGATCACATGGGGATGGGTATGCTTGATATATTCGACTAAACCTACGGCTCGTTCAGGATCATCTATGGCAATGACAAGCATCTTAGCCTGCTCGATACCTGCAGTATGGAGTAAGTCGGGCTGAGTGGCATCGCCGTAATAGCTTTTTGTATTGATTTTCCTTAAGTTTTCGATTTGCTGAACTTCATGATCCAGTACGACTGTTTTAACACCATTGGTCACCAGCAGGCGATTAACTATCTGCCCAAAGCGGCCGACTCCGGCAATAATCACAGTGCCTGTCTCGTCGATATCATCAGGCTCTCGTGTATTTTCTGTTTTTTCATAGCGGGGTAAAATGACTTTATCAAACAGAATGAATAGGCCTGGTGTGAGGAACATGGATATGGCAACCACTAGTGACAGTAACTGAGCAAGCTCGGTAGGGATCACATGGTTTTGCACTGTGTAACTCAGTAGCACGAAACCAAACTCACCCGCTTGCGCTAGGCTCAAGGCAAATAGCCAACGGTCACTGCCCCTGATCTTAAAAATAAAGGCCAGTACCAGTAATACAGCGGCCTTAATCAGAATGACCCCAAGGGTCATTGCCATCACTGGGCCGATATTACTGAGCAGCACATCGAAGTTGATGCCTGCGCCCACGGTAATAAAAAATAACCCGAGTAATAGCCCCTTGAAAGGCTCGATATTGGACTCAAGCTCGTGTCTAAACTCACTGTTTGCCAATACAACGCCCGCAAGGAAGGTGCCTAGTGCGGGAGATAGCCCTACGAGGCTCATGAGTGCAGCAATACCAATAACCAGCATAAGCGCGGTGGCAGTAAAGATCTCCCTAAGTCCTGAGCTGGCGACATAGCGAAATAGCGGACGACTCAAATAATGACCGCCAATCACGACGCTAGCGATGGCCATCAAGACGACCACTCCGTAAGCCCAGCCCGGCAGACCTGCGACGAGCGAAAGCTCCTCATGGTGCTCTGCAGCACTTTGGGTGACAGACTGAGCTTTTTCGACGAGTTCAGGCAAGGCCAAGAGCGGGATAAACGCCAGCATAGGGATCACGGCGATATCTTGAAATAACAGCACCGAAAAGGCATTCTTTCCGCCTTCGGTTTTGGTTAGACTCTTCTCATTGAAGGTCTGCAGTACGATAGCGGTCGATGACAGCGAGAAAATCATTCCCACCGTGAGGGCGATACTCCAGCCATAGCCGAAACTCAGGGCGATACCCATCACCACTAAGGTAGAGAGTCCTACTTGAAGTCCACCTAAACCAATAAGTTTATTGCGCATATTCCAGAGCATCTTGGGCTCAAGTTCGAGACCTACTAGGAATAGCATCATCACCACGCCAAATTCGGCAAAGTGCTGCAGTGTGTTGGTTTCGGCACCGACCAGACCAATAATAGGCCCTATTACTACCCCTGCCATTAAATAGCCCAGCACTGAGCCTAGGCCGAGCCGCTTAGCAATAGGCACGGCGATGACGGCGGCGCATAAATAGATAAAAGCTTGAATAAAATAAGCAGTCATAATTAGTGCTCCCGGATCAATTGGTCGAGGTGACCATTGAGTTTTTCAAGGGATTGAGCCTGTTCGATATCGAATCTGTCCTCACTAAGTGCCTTGAGTGTTCGAACCCACTTTTGCACATGGGTATCGACTCGGTTTTCCTCTGAGGCGCTGCGAGCGCAGAACAGGGCAAAAGGCGCTAAGAACTTCATACCGGTTAAGTTGGCCATCTGCTCAAGGGGGCGAAGTAGCTCTCTTAGGGTAAAGTGATTGTAGCCATCTTCATTGTAGGCGGCTTCACTGCCCCCTGCGCTAAGTGCACACAAAAAGGTTTTGCCACATAGGGTTTTACCTTTAGTACCGTAGGCAAAGTTGTACTCTAAGACCAGATCTTGCCACTCTTTTAAAATGGCTGGAGTGGAGTACCAGTACAGCGGAAACATAAAGACCACTATGTCGTGGTCTCTGAGTCTTTGTTGTTCTTTATCGATATTGATCCTGAAAGTGGGGTATTCACCATAGAGATCAATGGCAGTCACGTTCGGCTGTAATTGGGTCGCTTTAAACAGGGGAGTGTTGATTTCAGATCGTTCTTGGGAGGGATGTGCATACAATACGAGGATTTTTTTTGCCGCGAGTGCCATTTTTTATCCAGTCAGTTGACATAACAGATTGTTATTTAATCTAGCATAGACAGCAAGATGCGCTAAGTTTTTTTGAGATTTGAAGGCTTGCTCTTCCATCACAACGAAGACCAATATCAGCTAAGTAAAATGGGTCCACCTTATCTTTGATAGCGCGACGGCTTGCACTTGGTATGATTAAAGGTGTGTTGTATGGTGAGGTATCTACTCATTAAGATATAGCGTTAAAACAGGCAGATAGCTACATTGGTCACAGAAGCTATAATCTAAACCAATAGTGATTGTTATCACGAATAGGCGCAGATACACTGACGATCAAATTAAAAGCTGTATTTTAAATGCGTGTTTGTGGGGTGGACTATGTTGAATATTGACGATCCAAAAGCGACTGAAAAGATTCCGGCCATTTTTCGCTTGGGATTTAGACCTTTTTTCTTAGGTGGTGCGGCGGTCGCAATGCTATTCGTGCCTCTATGGCTACTCACCTGGTTTTATCCGCAATACAGCCTGTTCCAAACCGACTTCTGGGTGAAGGTCGTGCCGTTGTGGTGGCATCCTCATGAGATGTTATTTGGTTTTGCATTGGCGATAGTGTGTGGGTTCTTGCTGACTTCGGTACAGACATGGACTAATCAGCCCGGAATGAAAGGTTGGGCCTTGGCACTGACTTTCTCTTGCTGGCTATTAGCAAGACTGACCCTACTGTTACCTGTTTCTATTCCTCTGTGGCTACCAGCATTGCTCGACTCTTTGTTTTTAACCTTCACCGCCATCAAGCTTTGGCGCTGCATTTATAAGGTGAAACAGTGGCATAACATCGGCTTTCCTATCATGTTGTTTGTGGCGATGCTGATTAATCTCTTAAGCTATTACGCCCTAAGTGAGAGAGATTTCTCTCTGAGCCAGAATATTTGGCAAGCTATGTTGTGGTGGTTAGGTCTGCTTATCACCATAGTCGGTGGACGTGTGATTCCCTTCTTTACTGCTATGCGTATAAAGGAAACCAAAGCTGAGCCTATCGCACTGCTCGATAGAAGCTTAATCGTTATTATGGTGGCGTTAGTTGTGCAGGCCATTACGCAGTTTATGCCAAAAGAGCTAGAGCAAGTATTACTCTACCTTGCTGGTGGATTACATTTAGTGCGCTGGTCACGTTGGAAGCCGTTGAAGACACTCAAAGAGCCGATGCTCTGGTCGCTGCATATCTCATATGTGCTATTACCTATTACATTATTAGCCATGGCTTGGAGCATAGATGACACCATGGCCTATCGCCACCTGTTGCATCTATTTGCAATCGGCTCGCTCGCAGGGATCTGTCTATCCATGATCTCCAGAGTTTCCCTAGGCCACACCAGCCGCAATATCTACGAAGGGCCTAATATGGCGCTAGCCTTTGCTTGTTTGCCTATAGCGGCAATCCTGCGTGCTGTGATGCCGATAGTTGCACCAGGTCAATATCAGCTTTGGTTATGGCTAGCGGGAGGACTTTGGTCGTTAGCCTTTGCAATGTTCGTATTTAATTATGCCTCGATACTGTCTAAACCGCGTATCGATGGCCGACCAGGATAGTTTTCATCCTTAATATGAAGACAGATAGAAAATAGAAAAAAAACAGTTAGATAAATGCTAAATAAAAAGATGATAAGGTTGATAAAAAACA
Protein-coding sequences here:
- a CDS encoding monovalent cation:proton antiporter-2 (CPA2) family protein — encoded protein: MTAYFIQAFIYLCAAVIAVPIAKRLGLGSVLGYLMAGVVIGPIIGLVGAETNTLQHFAEFGVVMMLFLVGLELEPKMLWNMRNKLIGLGGLQVGLSTLVVMGIALSFGYGWSIALTVGMIFSLSSTAIVLQTFNEKSLTKTEGGKNAFSVLLFQDIAVIPMLAFIPLLALPELVEKAQSVTQSAAEHHEELSLVAGLPGWAYGVVVLMAIASVVIGGHYLSRPLFRYVASSGLREIFTATALMLVIGIAALMSLVGLSPALGTFLAGVVLANSEFRHELESNIEPFKGLLLGLFFITVGAGINFDVLLSNIGPVMAMTLGVILIKAAVLLVLAFIFKIRGSDRWLFALSLAQAGEFGFVLLSYTVQNHVIPTELAQLLSLVVAISMFLTPGLFILFDKVILPRYEKTENTREPDDIDETGTVIIAGVGRFGQIVNRLLVTNGVKTVVLDHEVQQIENLRKINTKSYYGDATQPDLLHTAGIEQAKMLVIAIDDPERAVGLVEYIKHTHPHVIVMARAFDRRHLYRLRNAGADFMVSETFHSALNLGKHALIKLGVHPFKAEQQRATFYETETTHKDTLYEAWKQFTEDDKYLVHYRDMFIQLEETLSEAMKDERYRSFSKVERSWTPPPKENHTEFSKAESD
- the hpf gene encoding ribosome hibernation-promoting factor, HPF/YfiA family translates to MKINLSGHHVEITDVVRQHVQEKFSKIESHFPTLIALDIIVSKEHGQFQVEIRTNYEGSRISASGNDPVMYPAITNAAKKLDAALKHRKGQLKADLHSKPVVTTPEIAHEKVQEMNLV
- a CDS encoding NAD(P)H-dependent oxidoreductase, whose translation is MALAAKKILVLYAHPSQERSEINTPLFKATQLQPNVTAIDLYGEYPTFRINIDKEQQRLRDHDIVVFMFPLYWYSTPAILKEWQDLVLEYNFAYGTKGKTLCGKTFLCALSAGGSEAAYNEDGYNHFTLRELLRPLEQMANLTGMKFLAPFALFCARSASEENRVDTHVQKWVRTLKALSEDRFDIEQAQSLEKLNGHLDQLIREH
- a CDS encoding NnrS family protein, encoding MLNIDDPKATEKIPAIFRLGFRPFFLGGAAVAMLFVPLWLLTWFYPQYSLFQTDFWVKVVPLWWHPHEMLFGFALAIVCGFLLTSVQTWTNQPGMKGWALALTFSCWLLARLTLLLPVSIPLWLPALLDSLFLTFTAIKLWRCIYKVKQWHNIGFPIMLFVAMLINLLSYYALSERDFSLSQNIWQAMLWWLGLLITIVGGRVIPFFTAMRIKETKAEPIALLDRSLIVIMVALVVQAITQFMPKELEQVLLYLAGGLHLVRWSRWKPLKTLKEPMLWSLHISYVLLPITLLAMAWSIDDTMAYRHLLHLFAIGSLAGICLSMISRVSLGHTSRNIYEGPNMALAFACLPIAAILRAVMPIVAPGQYQLWLWLAGGLWSLAFAMFVFNYASILSKPRIDGRPG